Proteins encoded by one window of Bacillus sp. DTU_2020_1000418_1_SI_GHA_SEK_038:
- a CDS encoding alkaline phosphatase has product MKKKSIKKKLIPFAVVSSIAIGSLVGSFSAPVADAKSNYGQNNGKAKNVIFMVPDGYSASFATNYRLFKGEESILDSMLVGMHRTYSANSEVTDSAAAGTSMATGVKTNNGMISTTPDGKELKTILEAAEENGKSSGLVATSTITHATPAVFASHVSSRSNEADIAPQLLENGVDVLLGGGKKYFPESLLNEAKGNGYDFVSNKEELTKAKKSDKLIGLFAEDGMAPELDRDETDQPSLAEMTETALDVLKKDKDGFFLMVEGSQIDWAGHDNDAAWAMKDSEAFEKAVEKAVEFAKKDGNTLVVVAGDHDTGGMSVGGYGKGDAKLEVLRQVSATGDFMESKLNADRSNVKEIIKQNTNLDLTDAEAERIKTAKSPSMAINQIISERALVGWSSTGHTGTDVPLYAFGPGSELFRGLLENTDLPVLMGEAMKIKFTPGK; this is encoded by the coding sequence ATGAAAAAGAAATCTATTAAAAAGAAACTGATCCCGTTTGCTGTAGTGTCATCAATCGCAATTGGAAGTCTTGTTGGTAGTTTTTCGGCTCCAGTGGCTGATGCAAAGTCTAATTATGGTCAAAATAATGGAAAAGCCAAAAATGTTATTTTTATGGTACCAGATGGATATTCTGCTTCATTTGCAACAAACTACCGCTTGTTTAAGGGTGAAGAATCAATTTTAGATTCAATGCTAGTTGGAATGCATCGCACCTATTCTGCAAATTCAGAGGTAACGGACTCTGCAGCTGCTGGGACATCCATGGCAACTGGTGTTAAAACAAATAATGGCATGATAAGTACAACTCCAGACGGTAAAGAGTTGAAAACCATTCTTGAAGCAGCTGAAGAAAATGGTAAATCATCTGGCCTAGTAGCTACTTCAACAATTACTCATGCAACTCCTGCTGTATTTGCTTCCCACGTTTCTTCACGTTCAAATGAAGCTGACATCGCACCTCAACTACTAGAAAATGGTGTTGATGTACTTCTTGGAGGCGGGAAAAAGTATTTTCCAGAGTCCTTATTAAATGAAGCAAAAGGGAATGGCTATGATTTCGTCTCGAATAAAGAAGAGCTTACTAAAGCGAAAAAATCAGACAAGCTAATCGGGCTTTTCGCTGAAGATGGCATGGCACCAGAGCTTGATCGTGATGAGACCGATCAACCAAGCCTTGCAGAAATGACTGAAACAGCATTAGATGTACTTAAGAAAGATAAAGACGGTTTCTTCTTAATGGTTGAAGGCAGCCAAATTGATTGGGCAGGTCATGATAATGATGCTGCATGGGCAATGAAGGACAGTGAAGCGTTTGAAAAGGCAGTTGAAAAAGCCGTTGAATTCGCAAAGAAAGACGGCAACACATTAGTAGTCGTTGCTGGCGACCATGATACTGGCGGCATGTCAGTCGGCGGATATGGAAAAGGCGATGCGAAACTAGAGGTATTACGTCAAGTTTCTGCAACCGGTGATTTTATGGAAAGCAAACTAAATGCAGATCGCAGTAATGTAAAAGAAATCATTAAACAAAATACAAACCTTGACTTAACCGATGCTGAAGCAGAAAGAATTAAAACAGCAAAAAGTCCATCTATGGCGATAAATCAAATCATTTCTGAGCGTGCATTAGTGGGTTGGTCGAGCACTGGACACACAGGCACAGATGTTCCATTATATGCATTCGGACCAGGCTCTGAATTATTTAGAGGGTTGCTTGAGAATACTGATCTGCCTGTATTAATGGGAGAAGCTATGAAGATTAAGTTTACTCCAGGAAAATAA
- a CDS encoding MurR/RpiR family transcriptional regulator, translating to MDHHNVYQRIAEKVPEMSKSQEKIASYILENPNTVPFFTVSKLSKKAGVSEATVVRFAVFLGYSGYPELQQDLQNSVQKQLTTTERLKMSSEVYEEKEQVIYDIFQDDIDNIKSTMEKLDIDAFSKAVNLILQGEKVYISANRSAASLGVFLQYYLNIILGNTELLGSIESFSDRLYQLSEKDVVVGISFARYSVGTINMVKFAKEQGATTIVITDNLKSPLIPYADIYLTASSQMPSFLDSFTAPFSLINALLAVIGRERMQDVEDRLEKLEEVWGKFGIFYLNGKDSQK from the coding sequence ATGGACCATCATAATGTGTATCAGCGCATTGCTGAAAAAGTTCCGGAAATGAGTAAATCTCAAGAAAAAATTGCTTCATATATATTAGAGAACCCAAATACTGTGCCATTCTTTACTGTTTCTAAATTATCCAAAAAAGCTGGGGTTAGTGAGGCAACAGTTGTCCGATTCGCTGTTTTTCTTGGATATTCTGGCTATCCAGAGTTACAGCAAGATTTGCAGAACTCTGTTCAGAAGCAATTAACGACAACGGAAAGATTGAAAATGTCATCTGAAGTATACGAGGAAAAAGAACAGGTGATTTATGATATCTTTCAAGACGATATAGACAATATTAAATCAACTATGGAAAAATTAGACATCGATGCTTTTAGCAAGGCAGTAAATCTTATTCTTCAAGGGGAAAAAGTGTACATTTCAGCAAACCGAAGTGCTGCTTCACTGGGAGTTTTCTTGCAATACTATTTAAACATTATATTGGGAAATACAGAGTTACTTGGTTCTATTGAATCATTTTCAGATCGATTATACCAATTAAGCGAAAAAGATGTAGTTGTTGGAATTAGTTTTGCGCGATATTCTGTTGGGACCATCAATATGGTGAAATTTGCGAAGGAACAAGGCGCAACAACAATCGTCATAACAGATAATTTAAAGTCTCCATTAATTCCATATGCAGATATTTACTTAACTGCTTCCAGTCAAATGCCTTCTTTTCTTGATTCCTTTACAGCGCCTTTTAGCCTTATAAATGCATTGTTAGCAGTTATAGGAAGGGAACGGATGCAGGATGTTGAGGATCGGCTAGAAAAATTAGAAGAGGTATGGGGTAAATTTGGGATTTTTTATTTGAATGGGAAAGATAGTCAAAAATAA
- a CDS encoding nitrilase-related carbon-nitrogen hydrolase, which produces MYKLAAIQMHSKPKERETNIQTCIKMVEEAVNKGAQLVVLPELWLSGYYLSREEFELFGEEPTGKTVSLFRELAKKWGIVMIVPYVEKEQDDLYISQAIIESNGDLLVNYRKSFLWGREQGIFTPGERKYEVVNTSLGKIGVLICYDIEFPEPSRILTLQGAELIVAPSVWSIPAEPRWDIQLPARALDNTVYVLGVNTVYEGSCGKTKLVAPDGHVLCEAPRDEPYILLHDIDSSLIDETRVRIPYLEEFDMKLVPGS; this is translated from the coding sequence ATGTATAAACTAGCAGCAATACAAATGCATTCCAAACCAAAAGAAAGAGAGACTAATATCCAAACATGTATTAAAATGGTTGAAGAGGCAGTAAATAAGGGTGCACAATTAGTGGTATTACCCGAACTTTGGTTAAGCGGATATTATCTTTCAAGAGAGGAATTTGAACTATTCGGGGAAGAACCTACAGGGAAAACGGTTTCTTTATTTAGGGAGTTAGCCAAAAAGTGGGGAATTGTAATGATAGTTCCTTATGTAGAAAAAGAACAAGATGATTTATATATTTCACAAGCCATTATTGAATCAAATGGAGATTTGCTTGTAAATTATCGTAAATCATTTTTATGGGGAAGAGAACAAGGAATTTTTACTCCTGGTGAACGGAAATATGAAGTCGTCAATACTTCTCTAGGTAAAATTGGAGTTCTAATATGTTATGATATTGAATTCCCAGAACCAAGCCGTATCCTAACATTACAAGGTGCAGAGCTTATTGTTGCGCCATCTGTTTGGAGTATTCCTGCTGAACCCAGATGGGATATTCAGCTTCCGGCAAGAGCATTAGATAATACTGTATATGTTCTTGGGGTAAACACAGTATATGAAGGAAGTTGCGGAAAGACTAAACTTGTAGCACCTGATGGGCATGTTTTATGTGAGGCTCCAAGAGACGAGCCGTATATTTTACTTCACGATATTGATTCATCATTAATTGATGAAACAAGAGTCAGAATTCCTTATTTAGAGGAATTCGATATGAAATTGGTTCCTGGAAGTTGA
- a CDS encoding amino acid ABC transporter ATP-binding protein, with amino-acid sequence MIQINNLHKSFGSVEVLKGINCSIDTSEVVSIIGPSGSGKSTFLRCMNRLEEITDGQIIIDGQGLTDPKTDINKIRSKVGMVFQGFNLFPHMTVLENIMLAPMKVNNETKESSLEKGMELLQKVGMAHKADEYPDKLSGGQKQRVAIARALAMNPKIMLFDEPTSALDPELVGEVLAVMKDLAKEGMTMAIVTHEMGFAREVCDRVIFMDEGIIMEEGAPEQIFSNPQNERTKSFLRKVL; translated from the coding sequence ATGATCCAAATAAATAATTTACATAAATCCTTTGGGTCCGTTGAGGTTTTAAAAGGGATTAATTGTTCCATTGACACAAGCGAAGTAGTATCCATTATTGGCCCATCCGGTTCTGGAAAAAGTACATTTCTCCGCTGTATGAATCGTCTGGAAGAAATAACAGATGGACAAATCATCATAGATGGTCAAGGCTTAACCGATCCAAAAACAGATATTAACAAGATTCGAAGTAAAGTAGGTATGGTGTTTCAAGGTTTTAATCTTTTTCCTCACATGACCGTTCTTGAAAATATCATGCTTGCCCCGATGAAAGTGAATAATGAAACGAAAGAATCTTCTTTGGAAAAAGGGATGGAGCTTCTGCAAAAAGTAGGAATGGCACATAAGGCGGATGAATATCCAGATAAGCTTTCGGGCGGTCAGAAGCAACGTGTAGCCATTGCTAGAGCGCTAGCAATGAACCCTAAAATCATGTTATTTGACGAGCCAACCTCAGCTCTAGATCCTGAACTTGTCGGTGAAGTTCTTGCGGTTATGAAGGACCTCGCGAAAGAAGGAATGACAATGGCGATTGTTACACACGAAATGGGATTTGCAAGAGAAGTATGTGATAGGGTTATTTTTATGGACGAGGGTATTATTATGGAAGAAGGTGCTCCTGAACAAATTTTCTCCAATCCGCAAAATGAAAGAACAAAATCATTTCTAAGAAAAGTATTATAA
- a CDS encoding ABC transporter permease subunit (The N-terminal region of this protein, as described by TIGR01726, is a three transmembrane segment that identifies a subfamily of ABC transporter permease subunits, which specificities that include histidine, arginine, glutamine, glutamate, L-cystine (sic), the opines (in Agrobacterium) octopine and nopaline, etc.), whose translation MGNGFDLDWSVAINALPVLMQGVKFTIFIAIAGIGIGFLFGILTGISRLAKNKIIYGIASIYVEVVRGTPIMVQALYIYFAIPMIFDTKIDPLIAGIFTIAINAGAYIAEIVRGAIQSVDKGQIEAGRSLGLSKVQTFYYVVWPQALKRMIPPLGNQFIISLKDTSLLTVIGVGELTRQGTIVVSSNFRAVEIYTIVAILYLIMTLTISFGLRFMERRMQIQ comes from the coding sequence ATGGGAAACGGTTTTGATCTAGATTGGAGTGTTGCCATTAATGCTTTACCAGTATTAATGCAGGGAGTTAAATTTACTATATTCATAGCGATTGCAGGAATAGGTATTGGTTTTTTATTTGGGATTTTAACAGGGATTAGCCGTTTAGCGAAAAATAAAATTATCTATGGGATTGCTAGTATTTATGTGGAAGTTGTTCGCGGGACGCCAATTATGGTTCAAGCCCTATATATTTACTTTGCCATTCCAATGATTTTTGACACGAAAATTGACCCTTTAATTGCAGGGATTTTCACGATTGCAATTAATGCTGGTGCTTATATTGCAGAAATTGTTCGAGGGGCTATTCAATCGGTTGATAAAGGTCAAATTGAGGCAGGAAGATCTTTAGGCCTAAGTAAAGTTCAAACATTCTATTATGTTGTTTGGCCACAGGCCTTAAAAAGGATGATTCCACCTCTAGGAAATCAATTTATTATCAGTTTAAAGGACACTTCCTTATTGACCGTAATAGGCGTTGGAGAATTGACAAGACAAGGAACGATTGTTGTATCTTCTAATTTCCGTGCAGTTGAAATATATACAATTGTTGCTATATTGTATTTAATTATGACGCTAACAATTTCATTTGGCCTTCGTTTTATGGAAAGGAGGATGCAAATTCAATGA
- the glnH gene encoding glutamine ABC transporter substrate-binding protein GlnH, whose protein sequence is MKRLQKLGFLILLLVMIVLTGCGNSEKGNEPASGNANEKLKITVGTDTSYVPFEFLDEKTGEYAGFDIDLLDAVAKEAGIEYELKPMDFNGIIPALQTKNLDMAIAGITIKDERKEIIDFSRPYYDAGTLILVQEGNNDIKGIDDLKGKTVATKQGTASYEYASQIQGLKNLVPFPNIDQAYMELEKGSADAVIFDSPNVLYYIKTKGEGKVETAGDLLQGQQFAIAFPKGSELREKIDVALNTVMENGIYAELYKKWFGEEPKSMPK, encoded by the coding sequence TTGAAGCGCTTACAAAAACTTGGATTTCTTATCCTACTATTAGTAATGATTGTTTTGACAGGCTGCGGTAATTCTGAGAAAGGGAATGAACCAGCCTCCGGTAATGCAAATGAAAAATTGAAAATAACTGTAGGAACAGACACGAGCTATGTTCCATTTGAATTCTTAGATGAGAAGACAGGGGAATATGCTGGATTTGATATTGATTTATTAGATGCAGTTGCAAAGGAAGCGGGAATTGAATATGAATTAAAGCCAATGGATTTCAATGGAATTATTCCTGCACTGCAAACAAAAAACTTAGACATGGCGATTGCAGGAATTACGATTAAAGATGAACGAAAAGAGATTATCGACTTTAGTCGACCATATTATGATGCGGGAACGCTGATCCTTGTGCAGGAAGGCAATAATGATATTAAAGGAATCGATGATTTGAAAGGAAAAACAGTTGCAACAAAACAAGGAACAGCTTCCTATGAATATGCGTCACAAATTCAAGGACTCAAAAATTTAGTACCATTCCCTAATATTGACCAGGCTTATATGGAACTAGAAAAAGGCTCCGCAGATGCAGTTATTTTTGATTCTCCAAATGTTCTTTACTACATAAAAACGAAAGGAGAAGGTAAGGTGGAGACGGCAGGTGATCTTTTGCAAGGACAGCAATTTGCAATTGCCTTCCCAAAGGGCAGTGAACTTCGTGAAAAGATCGATGTAGCTTTAAACACGGTTATGGAAAATGGGATATATGCAGAGTTATATAAGAAGTGGTTTGGTGAAGAACCAAAATCAATGCCAAAATAA
- a CDS encoding aspartate aminotransferase family protein yields the protein MKIENVSRAVDEFMEKTPKSREFAKEAHKVMPGGVTANIKSFAPYPIIMEKAKGAYLYDIDGNEYIDYLLSYGALMLGHGHHQIIQAIQTQMEQNGTFLFGTPHELEIEMGKKIQHLYPSMEMVRYTNSGTEATLLAIRMAYAYTGKYKIAKFEGHYHGGYDQVLLSVNPPVNAAGPANEPKSIIESKGVDPYHEEHTIVLPFNNLEATAEILKKGKDEIAAVILEPIQGGFIPAEQSFMNGLRKITEDLGILLIFDEVKTGFRLGLGGAQSIYGIKPDITTLGKVVGGGFPVGIIGGKKEIMMVSAPTSSSDVFDSSQSKKSSAKDVLFHSGTYNGHPTILAAGLATIQVLEKEIYHVFEMTEKLKNGIMEVFSNKGIKVQTVGLGSIFNVVITEKEQILNYRDFQQSNFELRKNMDFYLLAEGIYTKPLNRYSIATVHRDKEINRTLEAYEKVISKCI from the coding sequence ATGAAAATTGAAAATGTAAGTCGTGCCGTTGATGAATTTATGGAAAAAACACCAAAATCAAGAGAATTTGCAAAAGAAGCTCACAAAGTCATGCCTGGTGGAGTTACAGCAAATATTAAATCCTTTGCTCCCTATCCAATCATTATGGAGAAGGCAAAAGGTGCCTATCTATATGATATTGATGGAAATGAATATATCGACTATCTCTTATCATATGGGGCCTTAATGCTAGGGCATGGACATCACCAAATCATCCAGGCAATCCAAACACAAATGGAGCAAAATGGGACATTCTTATTTGGAACACCTCATGAACTAGAAATTGAAATGGGCAAGAAAATTCAACATCTATATCCAAGTATGGAGATGGTCCGATATACAAACTCTGGTACAGAAGCTACTTTACTTGCCATTCGGATGGCCTATGCCTATACAGGCAAATACAAGATTGCTAAGTTTGAAGGCCATTACCATGGGGGCTATGATCAAGTCCTGCTTAGTGTAAATCCTCCTGTGAATGCTGCTGGTCCAGCAAATGAACCGAAGAGTATTATTGAGTCAAAGGGTGTTGACCCATATCATGAAGAACATACGATTGTTCTTCCTTTTAATAATCTCGAAGCAACAGCAGAAATTTTAAAGAAAGGGAAGGATGAAATTGCAGCTGTCATTTTGGAGCCTATTCAAGGCGGATTTATTCCAGCTGAACAATCTTTCATGAATGGTTTGCGTAAAATTACCGAGGATTTAGGCATTTTGCTTATATTTGATGAGGTGAAAACCGGCTTCCGGTTAGGTTTAGGAGGAGCACAATCAATTTATGGTATTAAGCCTGACATAACAACACTCGGAAAGGTTGTAGGTGGCGGGTTCCCCGTTGGCATTATAGGCGGTAAAAAAGAGATAATGATGGTTAGTGCTCCAACATCATCTTCAGATGTATTCGACAGCAGTCAAAGTAAAAAATCCAGTGCAAAGGACGTTTTATTTCACAGCGGAACATATAATGGCCATCCTACGATTCTAGCTGCAGGTCTAGCAACCATTCAAGTTCTTGAAAAGGAAATTTATCATGTTTTTGAGATGACCGAAAAATTAAAGAATGGCATTATGGAAGTTTTTTCCAATAAAGGAATTAAAGTGCAAACAGTTGGTTTAGGATCAATATTTAATGTTGTCATTACGGAAAAAGAACAGATTTTAAATTACCGAGACTTTCAACAATCCAATTTTGAACTGCGCAAAAACATGGACTTCTATTTATTAGCAGAGGGAATTTATACGAAGCCCTTAAATAGATACAGCATAGCTACCGTCCACCGTGATAAAGAAATTAACAGGACTCTGGAAGCTTATGAAAAAGTAATCTCTAAATGTATATAA
- a CDS encoding serine protease, producing MNHYDKGESEDGYEEPPLEDFLPNEEDEWLREKEKKRNLIVKRTVTVGVAIALIVSLLQIWPQVFNLSSINFLQKSAELSKREDILKYKEAVVTVHDQHSKGTGFNISRNGLIITNHHVVDNMYPITVTFPNGEIFRAAIIQSDPDIDLAFLQIEAENLPTLNLSQPNTWTVSDQIYVIGNPLLHKQIAIDGEILEGSDKNGLLLLNASIFNGNSGSPVISAEGHVIGVVFAISVKDQTGLAIPIEKVLKKLPNGY from the coding sequence ATGAATCATTATGATAAAGGTGAAAGCGAAGATGGATATGAAGAACCGCCATTGGAAGACTTCTTACCAAATGAAGAGGATGAATGGCTACGAGAAAAGGAGAAAAAGCGAAACTTAATTGTAAAAAGGACCGTTACAGTCGGTGTAGCGATTGCTTTAATAGTAAGCCTGCTCCAAATTTGGCCGCAAGTATTTAATCTATCATCGATTAATTTTTTACAGAAATCAGCAGAGCTATCTAAACGGGAAGATATTCTGAAATATAAAGAAGCAGTTGTTACCGTGCACGACCAACATTCCAAAGGAACTGGATTTAATATATCTAGGAATGGGTTAATTATTACAAATCACCATGTGGTCGATAATATGTATCCAATAACGGTTACATTCCCTAACGGAGAAATTTTCCGAGCAGCTATTATACAATCTGACCCCGATATTGATCTAGCCTTTTTACAAATTGAAGCGGAAAACCTACCCACGCTTAACTTAAGTCAACCTAATACATGGACCGTTTCCGATCAAATTTATGTGATTGGCAACCCGCTCTTACATAAGCAAATTGCCATTGATGGAGAAATACTTGAGGGATCCGATAAAAATGGACTTCTTTTGCTTAATGCATCGATATTTAATGGAAACAGCGGCAGCCCTGTCATTAGTGCGGAAGGTCATGTTATTGGGGTGGTCTTCGCCATATCTGTAAAAGATCAAACAGGTCTTGCCATTCCTATAGAGAAGGTGTTGAAGAAATTACCTAACGGGTATTGA
- a CDS encoding (deoxy)nucleoside triphosphate pyrophosphohydrolase, with protein sequence MKKDIFVVGAVIIDKGKILCAQRGSNKILPFKWEFPGGKIEEGELPQEALKREIKEEMQCQIEIEKQIAHTVYEYDFGNAHLTTFNCKLIEGEPRLTEHLAIKWLESNELISLDWAPADIPTVEKLIEIQL encoded by the coding sequence ATGAAAAAGGATATTTTTGTTGTGGGTGCTGTAATCATTGATAAGGGAAAAATCTTGTGCGCACAAAGAGGCTCTAATAAAATTTTACCGTTCAAATGGGAATTTCCCGGCGGTAAGATAGAAGAAGGTGAATTGCCACAAGAGGCACTAAAACGAGAAATTAAGGAAGAAATGCAATGCCAAATTGAAATTGAAAAGCAAATCGCTCATACCGTATATGAGTATGATTTCGGAAATGCTCATTTAACAACCTTCAACTGTAAACTGATTGAAGGGGAGCCACGCCTTACTGAGCATTTGGCGATTAAATGGTTAGAATCAAATGAACTAATTTCCTTGGATTGGGCACCTGCAGATATTCCCACTGTCGAGAAATTAATAGAAATACAATTGTAA
- a CDS encoding sulfite exporter TauE/SafE family protein has product MEYITLFFIGICATSLGTLAGGGGLISLPAMLIMGIPVHSAIGANKVSNTVSSFSSFFYLLKKKEISLKESYWIIPVSICGGITGGFIASWISGKNMYIVAIVLLIFAFIVSFLGKGNFTGEESLKFNKISAPGLYSIGIYDGLFGPGQGTLMLYLFGYINIAYIRAVGLVRLATFSSCFGAAITYVATGKVIWPVTLALLLGSITGAQIGVRIAQKLKPQLVKPILRMVTLVLIVQIFVDNVL; this is encoded by the coding sequence GTGGAATATATTACTCTTTTTTTCATCGGAATTTGTGCTACCTCATTAGGAACGCTGGCTGGTGGTGGAGGATTAATCAGCCTGCCAGCAATGCTGATTATGGGTATACCTGTACATTCGGCTATTGGTGCAAATAAAGTATCAAATACCGTTAGTTCGTTTTCAAGCTTTTTCTACCTGCTAAAAAAGAAGGAAATATCCTTAAAGGAATCATATTGGATCATTCCAGTCAGTATTTGCGGCGGAATTACCGGGGGTTTTATTGCATCATGGATTTCAGGAAAAAATATGTATATTGTTGCGATTGTCCTCCTAATATTTGCATTTATAGTATCATTTTTAGGAAAAGGGAATTTTACCGGGGAGGAGTCTTTAAAATTTAACAAAATTAGTGCGCCAGGGCTTTACAGCATAGGAATATATGATGGTCTATTTGGCCCTGGTCAGGGGACATTGATGCTATATTTATTTGGCTATATAAATATCGCTTATATTCGTGCGGTTGGATTGGTCCGTCTTGCGACTTTTTCAAGTTGTTTTGGGGCAGCGATTACCTATGTTGCCACCGGAAAAGTCATCTGGCCGGTAACTTTGGCGTTGTTGTTAGGATCCATTACAGGTGCACAAATTGGAGTGCGAATAGCTCAAAAGCTAAAACCGCAACTTGTCAAACCAATTTTAAGAATGGTAACATTGGTTCTCATTGTACAAATATTTGTTGATAATGTACTTTAA
- a CDS encoding DUF2085 domain-containing protein produces MKDRCLTIKGYTFPLCTRCMGILIGYFLLPILIISDFNLSIWLGVLLNIPMVVDGWTQKMKYRESNNFFRVSTGLLCGFGQSILIVSVSSLIISFFL; encoded by the coding sequence ATGAAAGATAGATGTCTGACTATTAAAGGATACACATTCCCTTTGTGCACTAGATGCATGGGAATTTTGATTGGATATTTCCTTTTACCTATACTTATAATCAGCGATTTTAATTTATCTATATGGTTAGGTGTGTTGCTCAATATTCCGATGGTTGTCGATGGTTGGACTCAGAAAATGAAGTATCGGGAGAGTAATAATTTTTTTAGGGTTTCTACCGGATTATTATGTGGTTTTGGACAGAGTATTTTGATTGTAAGTGTAAGCTCGTTGATTATTTCTTTTTTCCTATAA
- a CDS encoding amidase family protein, with protein MAAYKMEVFHETYDLYITPTTAFPPAKIGELEPTSSEKLLISTVGRLNAGGLLKKAGIVDQIAEKNLMRTPFTQLANLTGQPAMSMPVHLTKDGLPVGVQVMAARGREDLLLQMAGMFEQMEIWQDVRINPMFNQNTTF; from the coding sequence TTGGCTGCATACAAAATGGAAGTCTTTCATGAAACTTATGATTTATATATAACACCAACTACAGCTTTTCCTCCAGCAAAAATTGGTGAGCTAGAACCGACTTCTTCTGAGAAACTACTAATTAGCACTGTTGGAAGACTGAACGCTGGTGGATTATTAAAAAAAGCAGGGATTGTTGATCAAATTGCTGAGAAAAACCTCATGCGTACACCTTTTACTCAGCTCGCAAATCTTACTGGACAGCCAGCTATGTCTATGCCTGTACACCTCACGAAGGATGGCTTGCCAGTAGGAGTACAGGTGATGGCAGCCCGAGGCAGAGAAGATTTACTGCTGCAAATGGCTGGGATGTTTGAACAAATGGAAATTTGGCAAGATGTACGGATAAATCCCATGTTTAATCAGAATACAACCTTTTAA
- a CDS encoding amidase — translation MLGFNYREYDGLGLAELVKKKELKPIELVEESIRTIESLNPKINAVIHKMYEQARKEGDREYSGLFAGVPMLLKDITQEIEGEPITSGSKVYEGYRAEKDSLYVSQLRNTGAVFMGRTNIPEFALVAVTEPKHYGATRNPWNENYTPGGSSGGSSAAVASGMVPIAGANDGGGSIRIPAAYCGLFGLKPTRGRTPVGPKMGRSWQGASVEHVLTRSVRDSAAMLDELSIFEKAAAFHVSPFSGKYLQAAQTPIENNLRIAFSVQSPIGTIVHADCKEAVWKTVKELESMGHSIEEIDAPVDGKKIAKSYLTMYFGETAATISSLEEILGR, via the coding sequence ATGTTAGGGTTCAATTATAGAGAATATGATGGGCTGGGTTTGGCAGAGCTGGTGAAGAAAAAAGAGTTGAAGCCGATTGAGTTGGTGGAGGAGTCGATTCGAACGATTGAATCCTTAAATCCGAAGATCAACGCGGTTATTCATAAAATGTATGAACAAGCTAGAAAAGAAGGGGACAGAGAATACTCCGGTTTGTTTGCGGGTGTTCCCATGCTGTTGAAGGATATTACTCAAGAAATTGAAGGGGAGCCGATTACTTCAGGTTCAAAGGTTTACGAAGGCTATCGTGCTGAAAAGGACTCGTTGTATGTATCGCAATTAAGAAATACAGGAGCCGTATTTATGGGCAGAACAAATATTCCTGAGTTTGCATTGGTAGCGGTAACCGAACCAAAGCACTATGGAGCCACACGGAATCCATGGAATGAGAACTATACTCCTGGCGGTTCGAGTGGCGGATCGAGTGCGGCAGTTGCTTCAGGTATGGTCCCTATTGCTGGTGCAAATGATGGGGGTGGATCTATTCGAATTCCAGCTGCTTATTGCGGGTTATTTGGGTTAAAGCCAACAAGGGGAAGAACTCCGGTTGGACCAAAGATGGGAAGGAGCTGGCAGGGAGCTTCAGTAGAACATGTATTAACCCGATCGGTTAGAGATAGTGCGGCTATGCTGGATGAGTTATCGATATTTGAAAAAGCTGCAGCTTTCCATGTTTCGCCATTTAGCGGGAAATATCTTCAAGCCGCACAAACACCTATAGAAAATAACCTTCGCATTGCGTTCTCGGTACAGTCACCGATTGGAACTATTGTACATGCAGACTGTAAAGAGGCAGTTTGGAAAACTGTAAAAGAATTAGAATCAATGGGACATAGTATCGAAGAAATCGATGCCCCAGTGGATGGAAAGAAAATCGCGAAAAGCTATTTAACTATGTATTTTGGCGAAACGGCCGCAACCATTTCTTCCCTTGAAGAAATCCTTGGAAGATAA